The Candidatus Kapaibacterium sp. genome has a segment encoding these proteins:
- a CDS encoding TM2 domain-containing protein: MNHQLIQMFPDVEFEELRILERYTADLSEQQLMLFAQIYRNKRQSSQNILIFCIVGFLGFAGLQRFFIKQIGMGILYFLTFGLCLIGTLVDTINYKQLTLEHNSKMMQETMALIRL, translated from the coding sequence ATGAATCATCAATTAATCCAAATGTTTCCGGACGTTGAGTTCGAGGAATTACGAATTTTGGAAAGATATACGGCAGATTTGAGTGAGCAGCAATTGATGCTATTCGCACAAATTTACCGAAATAAACGCCAATCATCACAAAATATACTAATTTTTTGTATCGTAGGGTTCTTGGGTTTTGCCGGATTGCAAAGATTTTTTATCAAACAAATCGGTATGGGAATTTTGTATTTCTTAACTTTTGGACTGTGCTTGATTGGTACTCTTGTAGATACCATCAATTACAAGCAATTGACTCTTGAACACAACTCGAAAATGATGCAAGAAACGATGGCTTTAATTCGATTATAA
- a CDS encoding DUF2752 domain-containing protein, translating to MKKYLRHIELLFWVSAIIWLSFVEIKTVHFTFCPLSNAGLDFCPGCGLGQSVSLVLSGNVVQSFEAHPLGMFALIIILHRIYVLISNYIKFKELHHESSINPNVSGR from the coding sequence ATGAAAAAATATTTAAGACATATTGAGCTTCTCTTTTGGGTGTCAGCAATCATTTGGCTTTCGTTTGTCGAAATCAAGACTGTGCATTTTACTTTTTGTCCTCTGAGCAATGCCGGGTTGGATTTTTGCCCGGGTTGCGGTTTGGGGCAATCGGTATCGCTGGTTTTGTCGGGCAATGTTGTACAATCTTTCGAAGCACACCCACTTGGAATGTTCGCACTAATAATAATTTTACACAGAATTTACGTACTGATTTCTAATTATATCAAATTTAAGGAGTTACACCATGAATCATCAATTAATCCAAATGTTTCCGGACGTTGA
- the pckA gene encoding phosphoenolpyruvate carboxykinase (ATP) produces MQVEKFQTKNLKLENYGITDINQIFYNLSYDELYHHESNPQLEGFERGYVTNLGAVAVDTGIFTGRSPKDKYIVKEPSSEKNVWWANPGRKSSDNKPITPEIWNHLKELSTTQLSNKNLYVVDCFAGANADTRLCVRFIMEVAWQAHFVTNMFIRPTEAELVDFVPDFVVLNASKTSNPLWQEQGLNSEVFAAFNLAEKMAVIGGTWYGGEMKKGIFSIMNYYLPLKGIASMHCSANMGKANDTAIFFGLSGTGKTTLSTDPHRLLIGDDEHGWDDDGVFNFEGGCYAKCIDLDPTKEPDIYHAIKRDALLENVVFDAETGVIDFSDTSKTENTRVSYPLHHIENIVKPVSRGTHPNVVIFLTADAFGILPPVSKLTKEQTEYHFLSGYTAKLAGTERGVTVPTPSFSSCFGNAFLMLHPTLYANELTRKMEIHGSKAYLVNTGWVGGPYGIGRRIDLPSTRAIINAILDGSIEDSEFETLPIFNLQIPKSLHDVNPEIFNPRNFWSVAEDWDAAAISLAEKFIKNFENFTDNEHGQSLISAGPSL; encoded by the coding sequence ATGCAGGTAGAAAAGTTTCAAACAAAGAACCTTAAATTGGAAAATTATGGAATTACTGATATAAATCAGATATTTTATAACTTAAGTTATGATGAACTCTATCATCATGAATCGAATCCGCAACTTGAAGGATTCGAGAGAGGATATGTCACCAACCTTGGTGCGGTTGCTGTTGATACAGGGATATTTACCGGACGGTCTCCTAAAGACAAATATATAGTCAAAGAGCCAAGCTCCGAAAAGAATGTTTGGTGGGCAAATCCCGGAAGGAAGAGTTCTGACAACAAACCCATTACTCCGGAAATTTGGAACCACTTGAAAGAGCTTTCTACTACTCAATTATCAAATAAAAATCTATATGTAGTGGATTGTTTCGCCGGTGCAAATGCCGACACAAGACTATGCGTTCGTTTCATTATGGAAGTAGCATGGCAGGCGCATTTCGTCACGAATATGTTTATTCGTCCAACTGAAGCTGAACTTGTTGATTTCGTGCCTGATTTCGTGGTCTTGAATGCATCGAAAACATCAAATCCTTTGTGGCAAGAACAGGGCTTGAACAGTGAAGTTTTTGCAGCTTTTAACTTAGCTGAGAAAATGGCAGTAATTGGCGGCACATGGTATGGTGGCGAAATGAAAAAAGGCATTTTTTCGATTATGAACTATTATTTACCGCTAAAGGGCATTGCTTCAATGCATTGTTCGGCAAATATGGGCAAAGCAAATGATACAGCAATCTTTTTTGGATTATCGGGCACCGGAAAGACTACACTTTCAACCGACCCACACAGATTACTAATCGGTGACGACGAACATGGATGGGATGATGACGGAGTGTTCAATTTCGAAGGTGGATGCTATGCAAAATGTATAGACCTTGACCCAACAAAAGAACCCGATATTTATCATGCTATCAAACGCGATGCACTTCTCGAAAACGTAGTATTTGATGCCGAAACAGGTGTGATAGATTTCAGCGATACTTCCAAAACCGAGAACACTCGCGTATCATATCCTTTGCATCATATCGAAAACATAGTGAAACCAGTTTCGCGGGGCACTCACCCGAATGTTGTAATATTTTTGACAGCAGACGCTTTCGGGATATTGCCTCCGGTATCGAAATTAACAAAAGAACAAACTGAATATCACTTTTTGAGCGGATATACAGCTAAATTAGCCGGAACAGAGCGCGGCGTGACTGTACCAACGCCATCATTCTCATCATGTTTCGGTAATGCTTTCCTGATGCTCCACCCCACTTTATATGCCAATGAATTGACTCGCAAAATGGAAATTCACGGTTCGAAAGCATATTTGGTGAACACAGGCTGGGTCGGTGGACCATACGGAATCGGACGTAGAATTGATTTGCCATCGACGCGTGCTATTATTAATGCAATTCTTGACGGTTCAATCGAAGATTCCGAATTTGAAACTCTGCCGATTTTCAATCTTCAAATCCCGAAATCTTTGCACGATGTTAATCCCGAGATTTTCAATCCACGTAACTTCTGGAGTGTTGCAGAAGATTGGGACGCTGCTGCTATCTCATTAGCCGAAAAATTCATCAAGAATTTTGAGAATTTCACCGACAATGAACACGGTCAAAGCTTAATTTCAGCCGGTCCATCTTTATAA
- a CDS encoding PD-(D/E)XK nuclease family protein: MAYILYNSGFDIQSKLYDINTLIDKHIAEDSLNSMIIIVPTGKLVFKFKREIVKKYYSVHGKPCEMPMVYNLQSFASHCFKNYYKDKPYFIVSEAYRNTLFEDAIAKSNLSFYKPNARIKHALVERLGGIIYGIKEDGIKVEDIEIDLLEVENDSKKAKEITDHVRLNDIYEIYKKYQELISPNLFDMAEVLNKLNKDFTEEYVRNDNFSDVLMDNIFPENSHREASNLLIWGFSDFKTPEVEFISHFGKSKIATAIHLDFSEKNGPLFGNLSEVTERLSQAGYSILSFDKELKQSYQDLKPSDFLRKYLFEIDNTSPYTKLNNNLAILEFETIEDEVEYILKLVKYLILIHRAKPTDICIVSRNPSKYAHNFREGFFLQGIPAHVTDRFELSNSSVVNAIFNVLSVISNGFEKDDVFKMLNNRLLNISFFDGVSTRKPDTTSLFYAASELRIRGGLKFGGAKQWVFRLEKAIKFFESVKDKYEDYHEKRDIETKLKHYKAALDDIKILTEIFKIGKDKFSINDFVRLIKNDIIKRFAIQENISSTFNTILPDKDKRDYFDYITIKEQAEKNGKALNKFMALLDEMFFVMNERNPKQVYSLKELIERLKTAVKSEKYQILDKMNYGVTITSIEQIRGLDYKIAILCGVNDGEFPLPYKSEALLGKKLPDSEIRHENSERIQFYQFLTNAHHLLDSAQKKIFISYICKDEGGDVVKSPFLTYLSKITGLHPIRPENINETDNNSDILSIVRKPIEYIVNDNDLYENSKNLDDSFELNNDITISNKTKSNLEYLQNFTMSEIKDWLADTNDLSTLQDDKALQKNVFSASEIEQYVKCPYQYYVAKMLRVDKIEQKEPALTPLELGSLMHSVLYYFYVTIQQDKNSTGSWVIPNPKFENLPELKPVHLEVEHRENYLKILFEIAEMSLQKFAISPDMFKFERDQLLGMNKNGISKKGILETWLDNELGKGEEYGKFKPILFEMGFGMNDGTPPIELKAENGSMKIRGKIDRIELHMDEETNSFDFRIADYKTTIKSDHKIGGVKNFNNFQTPLYTKAAEQLLNEFYGIKAQTDGALYYRLNLPDSGKDKFLSYLTDKNFKELLDASTEKAIEITHNIAEFKFPVEPTSAMVCNYCKFQTLCRVKSRIIREGETDED, from the coding sequence ATGGCATATATATTATATAATTCGGGATTCGATATTCAGTCGAAACTTTACGACATAAATACTTTGATTGACAAACATATTGCCGAAGATAGTTTGAATTCGATGATAATAATTGTCCCTACAGGAAAGCTCGTTTTCAAATTCAAACGCGAAATCGTCAAAAAGTATTACTCCGTCCATGGCAAACCCTGCGAAATGCCGATGGTCTATAATTTGCAATCTTTTGCTTCGCACTGTTTTAAAAATTACTACAAGGACAAGCCATATTTCATAGTTTCCGAAGCATACCGAAATACTCTATTTGAAGATGCAATTGCCAAATCAAATTTGAGCTTCTACAAACCAAATGCAAGAATCAAACATGCTCTTGTTGAGAGGCTGGGAGGAATAATTTATGGAATCAAGGAAGATGGCATCAAAGTCGAAGACATTGAAATTGATTTGCTTGAAGTAGAAAATGATTCGAAAAAAGCAAAGGAAATCACTGACCACGTCCGGCTCAATGATATTTACGAAATTTATAAAAAATATCAGGAATTGATTTCGCCGAATTTGTTTGATATGGCTGAAGTTCTGAACAAATTGAACAAAGACTTTACCGAAGAATACGTCAGAAATGACAATTTCTCAGACGTACTGATGGATAACATTTTCCCTGAAAATTCGCATCGCGAAGCATCTAATCTATTGATTTGGGGATTCAGCGATTTCAAGACTCCCGAGGTAGAATTTATTTCACATTTTGGCAAAAGCAAAATTGCTACAGCTATTCATTTAGATTTTTCGGAGAAAAACGGACCTTTATTTGGAAATTTGAGCGAAGTGACCGAAAGATTATCTCAAGCAGGTTATTCAATTTTAAGTTTCGACAAAGAATTGAAGCAATCTTATCAGGACTTGAAACCGAGCGATTTTTTGAGAAAATACTTGTTCGAGATTGACAACACAAGTCCATACACGAAATTGAATAATAATCTGGCAATACTCGAATTTGAAACAATCGAAGACGAAGTCGAATACATTTTGAAACTCGTGAAATATTTGATTCTAATCCACAGAGCAAAGCCGACCGATATTTGTATCGTCAGTCGCAATCCATCAAAATATGCACATAATTTCCGCGAAGGATTTTTCCTCCAAGGCATTCCGGCGCACGTCACCGATAGATTTGAACTGTCAAATTCGTCAGTTGTAAACGCTATTTTCAACGTTTTATCCGTTATTTCAAACGGCTTTGAAAAGGATGATGTATTTAAAATGCTGAATAATAGATTGCTAAACATTTCATTTTTTGATGGCGTAAGCACTCGCAAACCGGATACAACGAGTTTGTTTTATGCTGCTTCGGAATTAAGAATTAGAGGAGGATTGAAATTCGGCGGTGCCAAGCAATGGGTCTTCAGGTTAGAAAAAGCCATAAAATTCTTCGAATCGGTCAAGGATAAATATGAAGATTATCACGAAAAGCGAGACATCGAAACCAAACTCAAACATTATAAAGCGGCTTTAGATGATATAAAAATTTTGACTGAAATATTCAAAATCGGCAAGGACAAATTTTCTATAAATGATTTTGTCAGATTAATCAAAAATGATATTATTAAAAGATTTGCGATTCAGGAAAATATTTCATCTACTTTCAACACTATATTGCCCGATAAGGACAAGCGGGACTATTTTGATTACATCACCATCAAAGAGCAAGCTGAAAAAAATGGTAAAGCCTTGAATAAGTTCATGGCACTTCTCGATGAGATGTTTTTCGTAATGAATGAGCGAAATCCTAAGCAAGTTTATAGTTTGAAAGAGCTAATAGAAAGATTAAAAACTGCCGTTAAGTCTGAAAAATATCAAATTCTCGACAAAATGAATTATGGCGTTACCATCACTTCAATCGAACAAATCAGAGGTTTGGACTACAAAATTGCAATACTTTGCGGAGTTAATGATGGCGAATTTCCGCTGCCATACAAATCGGAAGCATTATTGGGCAAAAAACTGCCGGATAGCGAAATCAGACACGAAAACTCAGAACGGATTCAATTTTACCAATTTTTGACTAATGCTCATCATCTTTTGGATTCTGCTCAAAAAAAGATTTTCATATCCTACATTTGCAAGGATGAAGGCGGCGATGTGGTCAAATCGCCGTTCTTGACATATTTGAGCAAAATCACAGGTTTGCATCCCATTCGACCGGAAAATATCAACGAAACTGACAATAACAGCGATATTTTATCAATCGTCCGAAAACCCATCGAATACATTGTCAATGATAACGATTTGTATGAAAATAGTAAAAATCTGGACGATTCTTTTGAATTGAACAATGACATTACAATCAGCAACAAGACTAAATCAAACCTTGAGTATCTGCAAAATTTCACAATGTCGGAAATAAAAGATTGGCTTGCGGATACAAATGATTTATCAACTTTGCAAGATGACAAAGCTTTGCAAAAGAACGTATTTTCGGCAAGTGAAATCGAGCAATACGTCAAATGCCCGTATCAATATTATGTAGCAAAGATGCTCCGAGTTGATAAGATTGAACAAAAAGAACCTGCGCTGACACCATTAGAGCTCGGCTCGCTGATGCACAGTGTTCTTTACTATTTCTATGTCACCATCCAACAAGACAAAAATTCCACCGGAAGTTGGGTAATTCCAAATCCGAAATTTGAAAATTTGCCGGAATTGAAGCCGGTTCATTTAGAAGTAGAACATCGTGAAAATTATTTGAAAATCTTGTTTGAAATAGCTGAAATGTCATTGCAAAAATTTGCGATTAGCCCCGATATGTTCAAATTTGAACGCGACCAACTTTTGGGAATGAATAAAAATGGAATTAGCAAAAAGGGAATATTAGAAACTTGGTTAGACAATGAATTAGGCAAGGGCGAGGAATATGGTAAGTTCAAACCTATTTTATTCGAAATGGGATTTGGCATGAACGATGGAACTCCGCCAATTGAGCTAAAAGCTGAGAACGGCTCTATGAAAATTCGCGGAAAGATAGACCGAATCGAACTGCATATGGATGAAGAAACAAATTCCTTCGATTTTCGGATTGCGGACTATAAAACTACAATCAAATCTGACCATAAAATTGGTGGCGTCAAAAATTTCAATAATTTCCAAACTCCGCTTTATACCAAGGCTGCAGAGCAATTATTAAACGAATTCTACGGCATTAAAGCACAAACAGACGGGGCGCTTTATTACAGGCTGAATTTGCCGGATTCAGGAAAAGACAAGTTTTTGAGCTATTTGACTGATAAAAATTTCAAGGAATTGTTGGATGCGTCAACCGAAAAAGCTATCGAAATAACTCACAATATTGCTGAATTCAAATTTCCGGTAGAGCCGACAAGTGCAATGGTTTGTAATTACTGCAAATTCCAGACTTTATGCAGGGTTAAATCCCGTATTATCAGGGAAGGCGAAACAGATGAGGATTAG